A region of Thermoplasmata archaeon DNA encodes the following proteins:
- a CDS encoding CARDB domain-containing protein: protein MKPVALLSISMLLTALLFPLSSVTHAAAQGYEPVRVVISGPDTVGVKEVRTYYINITGGPATLGGNYSYKAVIKGENTTGAYVTPAEGNNTEGNFEVNVTMPEKAQRLTLEVNATSSHEGIDKSVVKAFTIEVVNPYTFKATIKNSGNIDVYGCQIDVLIDGVKITEFKVDIPKNSTYTFEYNYTGKIEQPGWHTAKFVIKNGYGMLYFENASEEISFSFYKAPPPLPKWLPLAIALILIPVVSIIILLLLGRRKKGSGKKW from the coding sequence GTGAAGCCTGTTGCACTTCTTTCGATTTCCATGCTTTTGACAGCTCTTCTTTTCCCTCTATCTTCAGTAACACATGCAGCAGCCCAGGGCTATGAGCCTGTGAGAGTAGTTATCTCTGGCCCAGACACTGTAGGTGTTAAAGAGGTTCGCACCTACTACATCAACATCACAGGTGGTCCAGCAACACTGGGTGGGAATTATTCTTACAAGGCAGTGATAAAGGGAGAAAATACTACTGGAGCCTATGTCACTCCTGCAGAAGGCAACAACACGGAAGGCAATTTTGAAGTAAATGTTACAATGCCTGAAAAGGCACAGCGACTCACGCTTGAGGTAAATGCCACCTCCTCTCACGAAGGCATAGACAAGTCGGTGGTAAAGGCATTCACCATAGAAGTAGTAAACCCATACACCTTCAAAGCTACAATAAAGAACTCTGGAAACATTGATGTCTATGGTTGCCAGATTGATGTGCTGATTGACGGAGTTAAAATTACAGAATTTAAGGTTGACATTCCAAAGAACTCCACATATACCTTTGAATATAACTACACTGGCAAAATAGAACAACCAGGGTGGCACACAGCAAAATTCGTGATAAAGAATGGATACGGGATGCTCTACTTCGAAAATGCCAGTGAAGAAATTTCGTTCTCCTTCTACAAGGCGCCACCCCCATTACCAAAATGGCTTCCGCTTGCAATTGCCCTTATCCTTATCCCTGTGGTAAGTATTATAATCCTCCTCCTTTTAGGAAGGAGAAAAAAAGGAAGTGGTAAAAAATGGTAG
- a CDS encoding zinc finger domain-containing protein translates to MVEIACVSCGTRSLQKGAVKFKCPACGKVEIWRCEECRNQSRAYTCRECGFTGP, encoded by the coding sequence ATGGTAGAAATCGCGTGTGTCTCCTGTGGAACAAGATCGCTCCAGAAAGGTGCGGTGAAATTCAAGTGTCCGGCTTGCGGAAAGGTAGAAATCTGGCGATGTGAAGAATGTAGAAACCAGAGCAGGGCATACACATGCAGAGAATGTGGATTTACTGGACCTTGA
- a CDS encoding elongation factor 1-beta yields the protein MGNVSVIYRVLPQDVEVNIEKIMEEVKNVMPKDVTLRGMQVKDVAFGLREVLVAVVMKDEGGKSDEVEKLLSSIPGVGSVDVLDLTLV from the coding sequence ATGGGAAATGTATCAGTAATATATCGGGTGCTTCCCCAAGATGTGGAAGTAAACATCGAGAAAATAATGGAAGAAGTAAAAAATGTGATGCCAAAGGATGTTACCCTGAGAGGCATGCAAGTGAAGGATGTGGCCTTCGGACTCAGAGAGGTACTCGTTGCTGTAGTTATGAAAGATGAAGGAGGAAAAAGCGACGAAGTTGAAAAATTACTGAGTTCCATTCCTGGCGTTGGCTCTGTAGATGTTCTAGACCTTACCCTTGTGTGA
- a CDS encoding 30S ribosomal protein S17e, whose product MGRIRQTYIKRVAIELISKHGDQFTGDFYHNREKVKELTDLVVRDGDKEKILYKQMLNRIAGYVTRYKKRKRHSVLG is encoded by the coding sequence ATGGGCAGGATTAGGCAGACATATATAAAAAGGGTGGCTATTGAACTGATTTCCAAACATGGAGATCAATTCACTGGCGATTTTTATCACAATAGGGAAAAGGTGAAAGAGCTTACAGACCTTGTAGTCAGGGATGGAGACAAAGAAAAAATTCTTTACAAGCAAATGCTAAACAGAATTGCTGGCTATGTGACAAGATACAAAAAGCGAAAGAGACACAGCGTTCTCGGCTGA